CCACCACTAGCAGGTAGGCAGCGGACGCCACCAGCACACCGCCTGCAAGCCGGTCCGCCGGCCGCAGCAGACCGCGGCGGTTGACGGCGATCGCAAGGGTGGCGCCGGCGACAAGGAGCAGCACGGTGGTCAGGGCGAACCCGCTCATGAAGGCAACCGCGGACAGGCTGGCGGCCATTTCCGCACCGTGGGCGTGCCCGTGGAACACCGCAAACAACCCCGCCAGCCCCGCCGACGCCACCAACGACAGGCGACGGGCACCGAACACCAGCACACCGGTAATCGCCAGAGAGGCAAGGATACCGAACTCCACTGCAGAGACTCCGCCCTGCACCAGGCCGATACCGAAACCGGCCAGCACAGCAACGAGAAAGGAGCCTGCAATAATCGCGGCCTGCCCCAGACTGCCGTGCCTTGCCGCCCAAAACCCGATCCCGGTCATGGCAAGGAGGTGATCCAGCCCCAGGAGCGGGTGCAAGAATCCGGCGCCGAAGCCGCCGTGTCCGTGGCCGGGATGAGCGAACGCAGCGGCTGGCAACGCCAGCAGCAGTAGGGCGAGCGTTGATTGACGCATGATCTGAACTCCTGTTGCCGAATCGCGAGAATCAGGTGTGTGAGGCCACCGGGAGAGCCCGAGCAGCGCGAACCTGCCCAGTGATGGTGCAGAAGCTATGCCAGGGATGAACGTACCGGAGAATCAGTCTGTTACAATGCACTCCCCGGCCCGGCGGGACGCGAGCGCGCACACATGCAGTGCACGCGAAACAGTGAGCGCACCACGACGGTGCAACGAAAGCCACTGAGAGTACTCGCAGCATTCGCGCACAAAAAAACCGCCCGAAGGCGGTTCCTTTGCGTGCGCGAAGGAATTCGGGATTCGGTCAGAACTCTTCTTCGACGTCAGCGAGCTCGTCGTCGTCCAGCTCGACGTCGCTTTCCTCGAGGATGTAGACCACCGCCCGACGCACCTCCTCGTCGCTCAGGCTGGAATCCCCGCCGCGCGCGGGCATGCCGCGGATGCCGTTAATGGCGTTATAGACGAGTTCTTCCAGGCCCTTGTCTTCGTACAGGCTCGCCCAGGCGTCGTTGTCACCGGTCACCGGTGAGTCCATCACGCCGCTGGCGTGACAGGCCATACAGGCAGACTCGTTGACTTCGGAACCGGACATGGCCACCTCTTCGGCGTCATCGTCCGCATCGTCAGCCTCTTCTTCCGCCATCGCCATCGGGTCAGCGTCACCGTTCTCGCGAACCACACCATGGGGCTGCAGCCGCTGTGAGATCCGCTCACGTTCGTGCTCTGCC
The DNA window shown above is from Aquisalimonas sp. 2447 and carries:
- a CDS encoding HupE/UreJ family protein, with amino-acid sequence MRQSTLALLLLALPAAAFAHPGHGHGGFGAGFLHPLLGLDHLLAMTGIGFWAARHGSLGQAAIIAGSFLVAVLAGFGIGLVQGGVSAVEFGILASLAITGVLVFGARRLSLVASAGLAGLFAVFHGHAHGAEMAASLSAVAFMSGFALTTVLLLVAGATLAIAVNRRGLLRPADRLAGGVLVASAAYLLVVA
- a CDS encoding cytochrome c5 family protein produces the protein MSSEQDDKAFMRSFGGVMVLLTVAAFIIAGLAVFAATFETSRDMARAEHERERISQRLQPHGVVRENGDADPMAMAEEEADDADDDAEEVAMSGSEVNESACMACHASGVMDSPVTGDNDAWASLYEDKGLEELVYNAINGIRGMPARGGDSSLSDEEVRRAVVYILEESDVELDDDELADVEEEF